The Planctomycetota bacterium genome window below encodes:
- a CDS encoding HEAT repeat domain-containing protein, with the protein MNPKNIAWLTVISFLAITVLSLSDFNHAYSCCPSGGTPPPPVLPPKPKIQETPKVPPRPPTSTGLEPLVLNPPSPVPNNFGMWEVWWIKNRLNYLPFKTPLVWDEEKPIGQDETIAVQQNKNKLIDRIAAVLKNDKVALTRAMAALALGKTKNRNVVKHLKESLENDKEFFVQNVVCLSLGLTGDPSAVEDLRKIIFTKKLISVTRAYAVLGLGYIKDNKSVETLKELLVLKDGEKIEKDIVCSALLSLGNLQEKAQIPLIEKILNNSKLEEDIRSYAALALGRMGDAEAIPLLNTALKDAHKTPKLRASITIAFGLIKSPEAKNTLIELLAKDKIPTVRQFAVISLAQLGDKSAYNIILDVVKGKEIVLGLKEFAIIALGILGEEKACDTLRELLTKKNTPARSATVIALGLLKDKKSVPLLLEILEKEEFTDPVSWLYACQALGMIGDESAINAVEKIYQKAQKELAVAANVYNNLTVSLAMLGKRQEILETLHNRINNKELMPQFVLHALHGIAYIGDKSSLEKVMDFYDGEQNPDMRQYAMFAIGFILDTEKINPLYKITADTNYDIRLAILDHVFTSKPD; encoded by the coding sequence ATGAATCCTAAAAATATTGCCTGGCTAACGGTAATTTCATTCCTGGCGATAACGGTTTTATCTTTGAGTGATTTTAACCATGCTTACAGTTGTTGCCCATCCGGTGGAACTCCGCCACCGCCTGTATTGCCCCCTAAACCTAAAATCCAAGAAACACCAAAAGTCCCACCCCGGCCACCCACCAGCACCGGACTTGAACCATTAGTATTAAACCCACCTTCTCCTGTCCCGAATAATTTCGGCATGTGGGAAGTATGGTGGATAAAAAACCGCCTTAATTATCTGCCTTTCAAGACACCGCTTGTCTGGGATGAAGAAAAACCAATTGGCCAGGACGAAACCATTGCCGTCCAACAAAATAAGAACAAGCTCATAGACCGCATTGCTGCTGTTTTAAAGAATGATAAAGTCGCCTTAACCAGAGCCATGGCCGCCCTGGCGCTGGGTAAAACAAAGAACAGGAATGTTGTTAAGCACCTCAAGGAATCTTTAGAAAATGACAAGGAGTTTTTCGTTCAAAATGTGGTATGCCTTTCGCTCGGCCTGACAGGCGACCCTTCGGCTGTAGAAGACTTAAGAAAAATAATCTTCACCAAAAAACTCATAAGCGTAACGCGCGCTTACGCGGTTCTGGGACTCGGATATATTAAAGATAATAAATCAGTAGAAACACTTAAAGAACTTCTTGTTTTAAAGGATGGGGAAAAGATTGAAAAAGATATCGTTTGTTCCGCCCTGCTTTCTTTGGGGAATCTACAGGAAAAGGCGCAAATCCCGCTGATAGAAAAAATACTTAATAATTCTAAGCTTGAGGAAGATATACGGTCATATGCGGCTCTGGCGTTGGGAAGGATGGGTGACGCAGAAGCAATACCGCTTTTAAATACGGCGTTAAAAGACGCCCATAAAACACCCAAACTACGCGCCAGTATAACCATTGCATTTGGCTTAATCAAATCGCCCGAGGCAAAAAACACCCTGATAGAACTTTTGGCCAAAGATAAAATCCCTACTGTCCGGCAATTTGCGGTAATCTCTTTGGCACAGTTAGGGGATAAATCAGCATATAATATTATCCTTGATGTCGTCAAGGGGAAGGAAATCGTTTTAGGCTTAAAGGAATTCGCAATTATTGCCTTAGGCATTTTAGGGGAAGAAAAAGCTTGCGACACTTTAAGAGAGCTTTTAACCAAAAAAAACACGCCCGCAAGATCTGCAACGGTAATTGCACTCGGGCTTCTTAAGGATAAAAAATCCGTGCCGTTATTGCTTGAGATTTTGGAGAAGGAAGAATTTACCGACCCTGTAAGCTGGCTTTATGCCTGCCAAGCACTGGGAATGATTGGTGATGAATCAGCTATTAACGCTGTAGAGAAAATATACCAAAAAGCCCAAAAAGAACTTGCGGTTGCGGCAAATGTATATAACAATTTAACCGTTTCTTTGGCAATGTTGGGGAAAAGACAGGAAATATTGGAAACGCTTCACAACAGAATTAATAACAAAGAATTAATGCCTCAATTCGTTTTACATGCGCTTCATGGAATCGCCTATATCGGGGATAAATCATCGCTGGAAAAAGTAATGGACTTTTACGATGGGGAACAAAACCCTGACATGAGGCAGTATGCAATGTTCGCAATAGGATTCATACTCGATACTGAGAAAATAAACCCGTTGTATAAAATTACAGCTGACACCAACTATGACATAAGATTGGCTATTTTAGACCATGTTTTTACCAGTAAGCCGGATTAA